Proteins encoded within one genomic window of uncultured Draconibacterium sp.:
- a CDS encoding DUF2147 domain-containing protein translates to MKKLVILFFLGVYALAGFAQEADKIVGVWWNDEKTTKIEVEKKDGKYIGTIVYMIPEKYENGQPPKDDENPDPALRERSVVGIQILNGFEYDAKKEEWKNGTIYDPKSGKTYDCYSWMESDDLLKLKGFVAGIRMLGRSSEWYRTTL, encoded by the coding sequence ATGAAGAAGCTTGTAATTCTTTTTTTCCTTGGAGTTTATGCTTTGGCAGGTTTTGCACAGGAAGCCGATAAAATTGTTGGTGTATGGTGGAATGACGAAAAAACTACCAAGATTGAGGTAGAGAAAAAAGATGGTAAATACATTGGAACTATTGTGTACATGATTCCTGAAAAATATGAAAACGGACAACCTCCGAAAGACGATGAAAATCCGGATCCGGCATTACGCGAGCGCTCGGTGGTGGGCATTCAGATTCTGAATGGTTTTGAATATGACGCCAAAAAAGAAGAATGGAAAAACGGCACTATTTACGACCCGAAATCGGGGAAAACATACGATTGTTATAGTTGGATGGAAAGCGATGACCTACTGAAATTGAAAGGTTTTGTTGCCGGAATACGCATGTTGGGCCGCAGTTCGGAGTGGTATAGAACTACGTTATAG
- a CDS encoding TonB-dependent receptor has translation MNKIILLLSLLFFCSSINSFAQNEHYDAVIIGHVVSEGQHIPFVNIYLEDTNYGTTTDVTGHYMMVNLPVGEFTIVAKIIGYKESKKQVVLKAGETVEVKFDLEEDVIHMDEVVITGTKTFKRQTESAVIVNVLDAKTIEKVAAQTISESLSFQPGLRMETDCQTCNYTQLRMNGLGGAYSQILINGRSVFSPLTGLYGLEQLPTEMVERIEVVRGGASALYGSSAIGGTVNIITKVPQRNSYEVTSNNSIIGSDALDYNVSATLTALSQKRNAGMSMYAFHRQRDAFDANDDNFSELPKIKNNSFGINSFFQIDEDQKIEVNFSSTYEYRYGGEMIDGPAYLAKQSEERTHNVIMGGIDYTYSPTMRTSFVLYSAGQYTQRDHFTGISPDGGQELQDYNNAPPYGDSKNSTYQVGAQLNHAINDFIGAGTNILTFGTEFIYDDVFDEITAYDYLIDQQTKNFGAFLQSDWSITQKTTLLAGVRADKHNFVDKLILNPRVSLLLKPDSYTQLRLSWSTGFRAPQAFDADMHIAFAGGGIQTIELADNLEEERSQSLSASLNWDKPNEKHIIGFTLEGFYTQLKDAFVLEEVETDDAGNSLMEKRNGGKSQVYGATFEARANFNRTLQIEGGITVQRSEYDNAIEWSEELPGEKKYLRTPETYGYYTLTWTPANRFSASLSGVYTGTMLVPHYGLAGDAGTINQDVLFDSPSFMETNIKVGYTFELKRIDSSVELFGGVSNLFDNYQDDFDKEKNRDSGYIYGPAKPRSVFFGIKLFN, from the coding sequence ATGAATAAAATCATTCTACTCCTTAGCCTGTTGTTTTTTTGTTCCTCGATTAACTCGTTTGCCCAGAACGAACATTACGATGCGGTAATTATCGGACATGTTGTTTCTGAAGGTCAACATATTCCATTCGTAAATATTTATCTTGAAGATACGAACTACGGAACCACTACCGATGTTACCGGCCACTATATGATGGTTAATCTGCCAGTTGGAGAGTTTACCATTGTTGCCAAAATCATCGGTTATAAGGAAAGCAAAAAACAGGTGGTTTTAAAAGCAGGTGAAACGGTTGAGGTTAAATTTGATCTGGAAGAAGACGTAATTCACATGGATGAAGTAGTGATTACCGGTACAAAAACATTTAAACGGCAAACCGAGAGTGCGGTAATTGTTAATGTACTGGATGCCAAAACGATTGAAAAAGTAGCGGCGCAAACCATTTCCGAATCCTTGAGTTTTCAACCCGGATTACGCATGGAAACCGACTGCCAAACCTGTAATTACACGCAGTTACGGATGAACGGTCTGGGTGGCGCTTACAGCCAGATCTTAATTAACGGCCGTTCTGTTTTTAGCCCGTTAACCGGACTATACGGCCTCGAGCAATTACCTACCGAAATGGTTGAACGAATTGAAGTTGTTCGCGGTGGAGCCTCTGCACTTTACGGATCGAGTGCCATTGGCGGAACCGTAAATATCATCACCAAAGTGCCACAGCGAAATTCGTATGAAGTGACTTCCAACAATTCCATTATCGGCAGCGATGCACTCGACTACAATGTGAGTGCTACATTAACCGCTTTATCGCAAAAACGGAACGCCGGAATGTCGATGTATGCTTTTCACCGCCAGCGTGACGCTTTTGATGCTAACGACGATAATTTCTCGGAACTGCCGAAAATAAAGAACAACTCGTTCGGAATTAATTCCTTTTTTCAAATTGACGAGGATCAGAAGATTGAAGTCAATTTTTCGAGTACTTACGAATACCGTTACGGAGGAGAAATGATTGACGGGCCGGCATACCTGGCCAAACAATCAGAAGAACGGACACACAATGTAATTATGGGTGGAATTGATTACACCTACAGTCCAACTATGCGCACCAGTTTTGTTCTTTATTCTGCAGGTCAATACACGCAACGCGATCATTTTACCGGCATTTCTCCCGATGGCGGTCAGGAATTACAAGACTACAACAACGCGCCGCCTTACGGCGATTCAAAAAACTCGACTTACCAGGTTGGAGCGCAATTAAACCACGCCATAAATGACTTTATTGGTGCCGGAACTAACATTTTGACTTTTGGTACCGAGTTTATTTACGACGATGTTTTTGATGAGATTACTGCTTACGATTATTTGATCGATCAACAAACCAAAAACTTTGGTGCTTTTCTTCAAAGCGATTGGTCGATTACACAAAAAACAACTTTACTGGCCGGAGTACGTGCCGACAAACACAATTTTGTCGACAAACTTATTTTGAATCCGCGGGTATCGCTGCTGTTGAAGCCTGATTCGTACACGCAGTTGCGTCTGTCGTGGTCAACCGGATTTCGTGCACCGCAAGCTTTTGATGCCGATATGCACATTGCTTTTGCGGGAGGAGGAATTCAAACCATAGAACTGGCCGACAATCTGGAAGAAGAGCGTTCGCAAAGTTTAAGTGCGTCGTTAAACTGGGATAAACCCAACGAAAAACACATTATAGGTTTTACGCTGGAAGGATTTTACACGCAGCTAAAAGATGCATTTGTTTTGGAAGAAGTGGAAACTGATGATGCCGGAAATTCATTGATGGAAAAACGCAACGGCGGGAAGAGCCAGGTTTACGGAGCTACTTTTGAAGCACGTGCCAATTTTAACCGCACACTACAAATTGAGGGTGGAATTACCGTACAACGCAGTGAATACGATAACGCTATCGAGTGGTCAGAAGAATTGCCGGGAGAGAAAAAGTATTTACGCACCCCTGAAACTTATGGCTATTACACACTTACCTGGACACCAGCGAACCGATTTAGTGCATCGTTGTCAGGGGTGTATACCGGAACAATGTTAGTACCCCATTACGGGTTGGCCGGCGATGCAGGAACGATCAATCAGGACGTTCTTTTTGATTCGCCATCTTTTATGGAAACCAACATAAAAGTAGGCTACACTTTCGAGTTGAAAAGAATCGATTCATCGGTTGAATTATTTGGCGGCGTAAGTAACCTGTTCGATAATTACCAGGATGATTTCGACAAGGAAAAAAACCGCGATAGTGGATATATTTACGGCCCGGCAAAACCACGGTCAGTTTTCTTTGGCATTAAGTTGTTTAACTAA